DNA sequence from the Candidatus Aminicenantes bacterium genome:
GTCATGACCTCGGTGAAATAAGGGAAAGGATTGTCCGGCCTTCCGTCGGGGTACCCGGCCATAAGGAGCGCGGCCTCGTCGCCCAAGGCGAAGGTCCGCAGGATGTTGAAGTGATCCTGCAGGGAGTCGCGCCGGTTGTACTTGATGATCGAGGCGAGAGTCGTGCGGGCGTTCTCCGGCTTGGCCAGATAGCCCAGACTGCCGACGTGGGCCAGCAGCTGGCCGACGAGCTGGTCGACGAGACAGCCCTGGCCGAGCTGATAGTCCGGCTTGGTCGCGTCCGCGGCGCCCATGCCGACCAACAGGGCCGGGGCGATGGCTGCCTGGCTGGCCGGCGGGACGACCTTGTGAATGTAGTATCGGCCGTTGAACAGGTTGGCGTCGATCCAGCGGCTGCCGTTGTCGAACAGCTTGCGGCAGGTCGCGGCGAAGGGCTTGTCGCCGGCGGCGCGGGCCATCTCCTCGGCCGCCCGCAGCGCTCCCAGGTACCAAAAGCCCATCTGGGGGTTGGGTCCGTAGTATTCGACATCCATGGTGTTGTGCTGGCAGCCTTCCATGACCCCGTCCTTGTCGGCGTCCCAGCCGCCCGGGATCCAGCAGAACTCGACGGCCTTGCGGACTTTGGGCCAGTAGGCTTTGAGAAACGCCGTGTCGCCGGCAAGCTGCCAGTCCCGGTACATCTTCAGAATGCATCCCATCTGGCCGTCGGCGGCAGCCTTGCCCCAGGGCGTCGCGTCGTCGAGGGGCAGCTTCCAGCGGAAGCTCATCAGCCCCGTGGCCGGGTCGGTCTGGGGACCGAATTCGACTTCGCGAAGCGAGCGGGCGATGCCGCCGAAGAGAAAGGCCACGGCCTGCTCGTAGTTCCAGACGTGGGTGCAGGACCCCCAGCAGCAGCCTTCCTTGTCGTTGCATCCCTCCCAGGCGAAGAAGCGGCCATCCTCCGTCCGAAAGCAGGTCTGGGTGCGCAGCGTGCTGAGGTTGAAGAGGGCGGCCTCTTTGATGACGGCCGGGAGGTCGGAATCGACGACGGCGGCGGCAAAGGCCGCCGTCTCTTTCTCTAGGGCAGGCAGTCGGGGCGTGATCTTCTCGGCCGCGTCCCAGGCATCGGCGAAGCGGGTCGTGTAATAGTTGCCCAACCGCTTTTCCGACCAGGCGTAGCGGTTCGGGAAATGCCAGGCGATGAGGAAGGGAAATTCCCGCGCTTGGCCCGGGGCCAGGACGGCCTGGATCGCCAGCGAGGCGCGGGGCTGGCCGTTCCCGGCGTCGGCGGCGCGCTCGGACAGGCGGCCGTCGTCGGTCAGGTCGTCCCAGAAGTCGAGGAGCGGCGTTCCCCAGCCGGCCGCGAGCCAGGCGGTGCGGTAG
Encoded proteins:
- a CDS encoding GH116 family glycosyl-hydrolase, producing PGAPFFAVRAKGTSGAARLRALTGPVELFQYEGGSGVKDASNPGLPTFRNCSFDAGYPFGIVNLSDPSMPVKARIKGWNPLVPTDPESSGLPVAVLVYEITNTSSEAQTVTVCGTLQNFIGNDGTKSFATKNKNVFRKGSAIQGIFMTSDVDKSEAEQWGTMALAVPAEADVTYRTAWLAAGWGTPLLDFWDDLTDDGRLSERAADAGNGQPRASLAIQAVLAPGQAREFPFLIAWHFPNRYAWSEKRLGNYYTTRFADAWDAAEKITPRLPALEKETAAFAAAVVDSDLPAVIKEAALFNLSTLRTQTCFRTEDGRFFAWEGCNDKEGCCWGSCTHVWNYEQAVAFLFGGIARSLREVEFGPQTDPATGLMSFRWKLPLDDATPWGKAAADGQMGCILKMYRDWQLAGDTAFLKAYWPKVRKAVEFCWIPGGWDADKDGVMEGCQHNTMDVEYYGPNPQMGFWYLGALRAAEEMARAAGDKPFAATCRKLFDNGSRWIDANLFNGRYYIHKVVPPASQAAIAPALLVGMGAADATKPDYQLGQGCLVDQLVGQLLAHVGSLGYLAKPENARTTLASIIKYNRRDSLQDHFNILRTFALGDEAALLMAGYPDGRPDNPFPYFTEVMT